A section of the Paenibacillus odorifer genome encodes:
- a CDS encoding methionine ABC transporter permease: MFSTTVTGDQFLQAIIETIQMVGFSLFVGSLIGIPFGILLVITRPGGVLENKALYAVLNPIINIIRSLPFIILLVAIVPFTRLIVHTSIGTSAAIVPLIIYIAPYIGRLVENSLLEVNPGILEAAEAMGATPFQVIWYFLLPEAVGSLILSLTTATIGLIGATAMAGTVGGGGVGDLAIVYGYQRFDTVVVVATVIILIILVQGIQSLGNTLARKIRRY, from the coding sequence ATGTTTTCGACCACAGTAACAGGTGATCAATTTCTGCAGGCGATTATAGAAACAATTCAAATGGTAGGGTTCTCCTTGTTTGTTGGCTCCCTGATTGGGATCCCATTTGGGATATTGCTTGTCATCACTCGTCCGGGTGGGGTTTTGGAGAACAAAGCGCTTTACGCCGTACTAAATCCGATTATCAACATCATTCGCTCATTGCCTTTTATTATTTTACTGGTTGCGATTGTGCCTTTCACACGATTGATTGTTCATACTTCAATTGGGACAAGCGCAGCGATCGTACCCTTGATTATCTATATCGCACCTTATATAGGGCGGTTGGTAGAGAACTCACTGCTTGAAGTGAATCCGGGAATCCTTGAAGCCGCTGAGGCGATGGGAGCCACTCCTTTTCAAGTCATTTGGTACTTTTTATTGCCAGAGGCGGTTGGATCCTTAATCCTGTCTCTTACAACAGCGACGATTGGTCTGATAGGTGCAACTGCAATGGCTGGAACGGTAGGGGGAGGCGGCGTGGGAGACTTGGCGATCGTATATGGATACCAACGCTTTGACACTGTTGTCGTAGTAGCCACCGTGATTATCCTCATTATTTTAGTGCAAGGGATTCAATCTTTAGGCAACACGCTAGCAAGAAAAATTCGCCGTTACTAG
- a CDS encoding GntR family transcriptional regulator, translated as MAIRSRRLSKDNTYYELKQKIIDSEFEPNQPVNEENLAALLGVSRTPLREAIQRLENEDFLVRQPNGRLRVASVTLKEVEEIFLIRSMLEGYIARSAAKHATEKDIVNLTTMITKMKHSFQLGDNQNFVTYGFEFHDYLSEISELKTFEKVLNQLRDHSLRYCRFVSMHGDWNTQADEEHDLILQMIAAKNEDGAEKAMQDHILSSLSTALDRIKGIEEKLEA; from the coding sequence ATGGCGATACGATCACGAAGGTTATCAAAGGACAATACCTACTATGAATTAAAACAAAAAATTATTGATAGCGAGTTTGAACCGAATCAACCTGTAAATGAAGAAAATTTGGCGGCCTTGCTCGGAGTCAGCCGCACACCTCTAAGAGAGGCGATACAGAGATTGGAGAACGAGGATTTTCTGGTTCGACAGCCAAATGGAAGACTGCGGGTAGCTTCAGTAACCCTTAAAGAGGTTGAAGAAATATTTCTTATTCGCAGCATGCTTGAAGGCTATATTGCAAGAAGTGCAGCTAAGCATGCCACAGAGAAAGATATTGTGAATTTAACGACGATGATTACAAAAATGAAACACTCGTTCCAGCTTGGTGATAATCAAAATTTTGTTACATATGGATTTGAGTTCCATGATTATTTATCAGAAATCAGCGAACTAAAAACCTTCGAGAAGGTTCTGAATCAATTAAGAGATCATTCGCTTCGTTATTGTCGATTCGTCTCTATGCATGGGGATTGGAACACACAAGCGGATGAAGAACATGATCTTATTTTACAAATGATCGCTGCTAAAAATGAAGATGGTGCTGAAAAAGCCATGCAAGATCATATTTTAAGCAGTCTATCGACTGCGCTTGATCGCATCAAAGGGATTGAAGAAAAGCTGGAAGCATAA
- a CDS encoding recombinase family protein, producing MESKTIKHVAVYLRKSRDDGKFEDVLSKHRDTLLTLVENRNWTYRLYEKVASGEKIESRKEMQKFLRHVEFQLYYGVVVMDIDRLGRGENKDWALIKDPFLNSETVIITPNKIYDLEIDNDDVSFDFMSIFARIEYKTIKRRMK from the coding sequence ATGGAAAGTAAAACAATTAAACACGTAGCCGTTTATTTAAGAAAATCACGGGATGATGGTAAGTTTGAAGACGTTCTCTCGAAGCATAGGGATACCCTTCTGACCTTGGTCGAGAATCGAAATTGGACTTATAGGCTATATGAAAAAGTGGCCTCAGGTGAAAAGATCGAGTCCCGTAAGGAAATGCAGAAGTTTCTTCGACATGTTGAATTCCAGCTTTATTATGGGGTAGTGGTCATGGATATTGACCGTTTAGGGCGTGGAGAAAATAAGGATTGGGCACTCATAAAAGATCCGTTTTTAAACTCAGAAACGGTCATTATCACACCAAACAAGATATACGATCTGGAAATAGACAATGACGATGTATCCTTTGATTTCATGTCCATTTTTGCCCGAATAGAATATAAAACGATTAAGCGAAGAATGAAGTAG
- a CDS encoding methionine ABC transporter ATP-binding protein → MIELKNVYKSFTRKGTTIDALKGIDLKVEKGDIFGVIGYSGAGKSTLIRLVNYLERPTKGQVMVAGRDLGTYNDKELRTAKKNIGMIFQHFNLLESKKVFDNVAIPLVLLKKNKNEIRQRVMELLEFVGLSDKAGSYPSELSGGQKQRVGIARALASNPSILLCDEATSALDPQTTHSILQLLKKINAEYNITVMIITHEMSVIQEICNKVAVMEEGRIIEQGSVLDVFGSPKHLTTQNFVKTVIQNSMTSSVRKSIKTEPGSQLYKLNFVGASASEPILFEMIRSCDIKVNILFANTTEIQETTLGTVIIQFDGEAAEINNALSFLTRNGVGVEEVESNVFDHSNR, encoded by the coding sequence ATGATTGAATTAAAGAATGTTTACAAATCGTTCACTCGGAAAGGGACCACTATTGATGCTCTTAAAGGGATTGATTTAAAGGTCGAAAAAGGCGATATATTTGGGGTTATCGGCTATAGCGGTGCGGGGAAAAGTACATTAATTCGTTTAGTCAATTATTTGGAAAGACCCACCAAAGGACAAGTTATGGTCGCTGGACGTGATTTGGGAACATACAACGATAAAGAGTTGCGTACCGCTAAGAAAAATATCGGAATGATTTTTCAACATTTTAATCTATTAGAATCTAAAAAAGTATTTGATAATGTGGCGATCCCTCTAGTTCTCCTAAAAAAGAATAAAAATGAAATCCGCCAACGGGTAATGGAGCTGCTAGAGTTTGTTGGATTAAGTGACAAAGCGGGGAGTTACCCGAGTGAGTTATCAGGTGGTCAGAAGCAACGTGTCGGGATTGCCAGAGCGCTTGCCTCGAATCCGTCTATCCTTTTATGTGACGAAGCGACCTCTGCCTTAGATCCACAGACCACACATTCTATCTTACAGCTATTAAAAAAAATCAATGCTGAATACAACATTACCGTGATGATCATTACACATGAAATGTCCGTGATTCAAGAGATTTGTAACAAGGTAGCGGTCATGGAAGAAGGCCGGATTATTGAGCAAGGAAGTGTTCTAGATGTATTCGGAAGTCCAAAACATCTGACCACGCAAAATTTCGTGAAGACGGTTATTCAAAATAGCATGACCTCTAGCGTGCGGAAATCTATCAAAACAGAACCCGGAAGTCAGCTGTACAAGCTTAATTTTGTGGGAGCAAGTGCCTCCGAGCCTATCCTGTTTGAAATGATTCGCTCCTGCGATATAAAGGTCAATATTTTATTTGCGAATACGACGGAAATTCAAGAAACAACACTGGGAACAGTGATCATTCAATTCGATGGTGAGGCAGCAGAGATTAACAATGCATTATCTTTCTTAACAAGAAATGGAGTCGGTGTAGAGGAGGTAGAATCTAATGTTTTCGACCACAGTAACAGGTGA
- the proC gene encoding pyrroline-5-carboxylate reductase, giving the protein MGQQLIKEVNGVTKEKIHFIGGGQMAEAIIRACIANNTLSVNQISVSDINEARLQFLNTKYGVDTESPQEHNLSTADVIVVAVRPQDDLTTLGQDVQQFATASAAIVSIVAGVTNDQLAGYFGAERSIIRVIPNTLTDTGYGYSGVALNAYATRDQVEYFLLGFGKVQYLDEALMDVFTGFGVAGPNYIYYFIESLVDAGVLAGLPREQAWKVALENLMGSVAMLQQTGLHPRQLLDINNSPGGVGMHGLYELNNSDFAAGLQRSVLAAVKRTTELGVK; this is encoded by the coding sequence TTGGGACAACAATTAATTAAGGAAGTGAACGGAGTGACCAAAGAAAAGATTCATTTTATTGGTGGCGGACAGATGGCGGAAGCGATCATCCGCGCATGTATAGCGAATAACACCTTGTCTGTAAATCAAATTAGTGTATCGGATATTAATGAAGCGCGGCTGCAGTTTTTGAATACCAAATACGGTGTAGATACGGAGAGTCCGCAAGAGCATAACCTGTCTACAGCAGATGTGATTGTAGTGGCAGTTCGCCCACAGGATGATTTAACTACACTTGGTCAAGATGTACAACAATTCGCTACAGCTTCTGCCGCAATCGTATCGATTGTGGCGGGTGTGACAAATGATCAATTAGCTGGGTATTTTGGAGCTGAACGGTCCATTATCCGGGTTATCCCCAATACTTTAACCGATACAGGATATGGCTATAGTGGTGTAGCGTTAAATGCATATGCTACTCGTGATCAAGTGGAGTATTTCTTACTCGGCTTTGGAAAAGTACAATATCTGGATGAGGCGTTAATGGATGTTTTTACTGGATTTGGTGTGGCGGGTCCTAACTATATCTATTATTTCATTGAATCTCTCGTGGATGCAGGTGTACTCGCCGGACTGCCGCGTGAGCAAGCCTGGAAGGTTGCACTGGAGAATCTGATGGGATCGGTAGCAATGCTGCAACAAACAGGGCTGCATCCACGACAGCTGCTGGATATTAATAATTCACCTGGCGGTGTCGGCATGCATGGCTTGTACGAATTAAACAACAGTGATTTCGCAGCGGGTCTGCAAAGAAGTGTTCTGGCAGCCGTAAAACGTACTACTGAGCTGGGAGTGAAGTAA
- a CDS encoding Type 1 glutamine amidotransferase-like domain-containing protein produces MKTHYYLDWFYDKGFSEKLVNVLHEDITDRKSLVMISAESSDFSDEQVNIDSVFERTWFNQANIFFDEYHFIDDRTQKEDAQRLIQNASVVFLCGGTARDQKHLVTEYELSDLIKKSNAVVMGTSAGGMNMSDEYVDECTVCEGMALNHFSFEAHFDHDNTAMIEERFPLSNKMDIYVAADKDGAVRVKDSKIDIIGNVYLISHSKIQKLAETL; encoded by the coding sequence ATGAAAACTCACTATTACTTGGATTGGTTTTATGATAAGGGTTTTTCTGAGAAGTTAGTCAATGTGTTGCATGAGGATATAACAGACAGAAAATCGCTGGTTATGATTAGCGCTGAATCGTCTGATTTTAGTGATGAACAAGTTAATATTGATAGTGTTTTTGAAAGGACATGGTTTAATCAGGCTAACATTTTTTTTGATGAATATCATTTCATTGATGACCGTACGCAGAAGGAAGATGCCCAGCGATTAATTCAAAATGCCTCTGTCGTTTTTTTATGTGGTGGAACCGCTCGCGACCAAAAGCACCTTGTGACGGAATATGAATTATCGGATTTGATTAAAAAAAGCAATGCTGTTGTAATGGGAACAAGTGCTGGCGGGATGAACATGTCTGATGAATATGTGGATGAATGCACTGTTTGTGAAGGTATGGCTCTTAATCACTTTTCTTTTGAAGCTCATTTTGATCATGATAACACCGCGATGATTGAGGAGCGTTTTCCTTTATCGAATAAAATGGATATTTATGTGGCGGCAGACAAAGATGGTGCTGTACGTGTGAAGGACAGCAAAATCGACATTATAGGCAATGTATATTTAATTTCCCACTCAAAGATTCAGAAATTGGCTGAGACGCTCTAA
- a CDS encoding MetQ/NlpA family ABC transporter substrate-binding protein, which translates to MKKLMLVMMIGVLAVLTACGNKEAGDSGDKKKLTVGFGVGTYEEQFRQSILPILEKQGYSVDIKTFSQNMQVNPAMKEGSIDASIFQSTAYMEAINEEINADMVGIAYVPGAPQGLYSVNHTTLDDVKDGTTVAVPNDPVNQERALRILEELGWVKIKEGAGVADFNINSMEPDKYNIDIKILDPAQILVSLQDVDYGVVNGNYIANSDRKITDALKIENTPMEHRIIVSVNKKDENSQWAKDLKAAYESKEFEEYIHGLEKYDGFILPEAWDNN; encoded by the coding sequence ATGAAAAAGTTAATGTTAGTGATGATGATAGGTGTTCTTGCAGTGTTGACGGCTTGTGGCAATAAAGAGGCGGGGGATTCTGGAGATAAGAAAAAGCTTACCGTTGGATTTGGTGTTGGAACCTATGAGGAACAATTCCGCCAATCGATTCTACCGATTCTAGAGAAACAAGGGTATTCCGTTGACATTAAAACCTTCTCGCAAAATATGCAGGTCAATCCAGCAATGAAAGAAGGCTCCATTGACGCAAGTATATTCCAAAGTACAGCCTATATGGAGGCCATTAACGAAGAAATCAATGCAGATATGGTCGGAATTGCTTATGTTCCAGGTGCTCCACAAGGTCTTTATTCTGTAAATCATACCACGCTAGACGATGTTAAAGACGGTACAACCGTAGCTGTTCCGAACGATCCGGTAAACCAAGAGCGTGCACTACGTATTCTGGAAGAATTGGGTTGGGTCAAAATTAAAGAAGGGGCGGGCGTAGCGGATTTCAATATTAATAGTATGGAACCGGATAAATATAATATTGATATTAAAATACTGGACCCCGCTCAAATCCTTGTCTCCCTTCAAGATGTTGATTATGGCGTTGTAAACGGTAATTATATTGCCAATTCGGACAGAAAGATTACGGATGCTTTGAAAATAGAAAACACACCTATGGAACACAGAATTATCGTATCGGTTAATAAAAAGGATGAAAATTCACAGTGGGCTAAAGATTTGAAAGCTGCTTATGAATCCAAAGAGTTTGAAGAATATATTCATGGATTAGAAAAATATGATGGTTTCATTCTACCTGAAGCTTGGGACAACAATTAA
- a CDS encoding recombinase family protein has translation MWTNGKPPFPNYYDKNTRSVLVDETKRPIYRAIVEKYLNGTNLGHIAIWLTNNKIPTPYNIKPDGKSKGWSNITVQRLLASEIHLGYITYGKTRSKRGQVELVPEEERIKVMGTHEKLKTPEEHEAIMERLLKNRMLNPNSRRNIFPLSGLLYCEKCGSRMRFRVGENKKQG, from the coding sequence ATGTGGACAAATGGAAAGCCACCGTTTCCAAACTATTATGATAAGAACACAAGGTCGGTACTGGTCGATGAGACGAAGCGTCCAATTTACCGAGCGATTGTAGAGAAATATCTTAATGGAACAAACTTGGGACATATCGCCATTTGGTTGACGAATAACAAGATACCCACGCCATACAACATTAAGCCGGATGGAAAGAGCAAGGGCTGGTCAAATATTACGGTTCAACGGTTGCTGGCAAGCGAAATCCATTTGGGTTACATTACTTATGGTAAAACCCGTTCCAAACGTGGACAGGTGGAATTGGTTCCCGAAGAAGAGCGGATTAAAGTCATGGGAACACATGAAAAGCTGAAAACGCCGGAAGAACATGAAGCGATTATGGAGCGGCTGCTTAAGAATCGCATGTTGAATCCCAATTCAAGGCGTAACATTTTTCCTTTGTCAGGCTTGCTGTATTGTGAAAAGTGCGGTTCACGGATGAGATTCCGAGTGGGTGAGAACAAGAAGCAGGGGTAG
- a CDS encoding uroporphyrinogen decarboxylase family protein — MSEWSKQDRFNALLSGERADRPIGSGWRHFIDKEQTADDLAETTISFTKKYDWDWVKINPRATYLAEAWGNQYDFTDYQTVFPRQQTTAIPTAASLWDIDVKKAVQSAPLAEHLDAVRKIRQGLPDTPLIQTVFSPLTVLLFIVGRSAYVTKTVFGIEHPVTLESLFKEHRAAAHHALHAISLTLADYVQELQQAGSDGLFYAVTGTAHPGLFDEAMFDELSRPYDSIVLEAASYGKNILHTCGAYAQPEKFNDYRIDGISWDTIAEGNPGLEANLKATKVGGVDHGLFAVNDIAQIKQQAEDALKLMKDQPFILSPNCAIPLNVTDEALAQFKKSILE; from the coding sequence ATGAGTGAATGGAGTAAGCAAGATCGTTTTAACGCATTATTATCAGGAGAACGGGCGGATCGTCCAATCGGAAGTGGTTGGCGCCATTTTATCGACAAAGAACAAACTGCGGATGATTTAGCAGAAACTACGATTTCTTTTACGAAAAAATATGATTGGGATTGGGTCAAGATTAATCCAAGAGCGACTTATCTGGCGGAAGCTTGGGGGAATCAATACGATTTTACGGATTATCAGACCGTATTTCCGAGACAGCAAACGACGGCTATTCCAACAGCGGCTAGTCTGTGGGATATCGATGTTAAAAAGGCAGTCCAGTCAGCCCCTTTGGCAGAGCATTTAGATGCGGTTAGAAAAATTCGCCAAGGGTTACCAGACACCCCGCTAATCCAAACGGTATTTTCACCTTTAACAGTGTTGCTATTTATTGTAGGGCGTTCTGCTTATGTTACTAAAACGGTGTTTGGTATTGAGCACCCGGTAACTTTGGAATCCTTGTTTAAAGAACATCGAGCGGCAGCACATCATGCGCTACATGCGATTTCCTTAACCTTAGCCGATTATGTACAAGAGTTACAGCAAGCGGGCTCTGACGGTTTGTTCTACGCAGTGACGGGCACAGCTCACCCAGGATTATTTGATGAAGCAATGTTTGATGAGCTGTCCAGACCTTATGATTCTATTGTGTTAGAAGCAGCAAGCTATGGAAAAAACATTCTTCATACTTGTGGAGCTTACGCCCAGCCTGAGAAGTTCAACGATTATCGGATTGACGGGATCAGTTGGGATACGATAGCCGAGGGGAATCCAGGGTTAGAGGCAAATCTCAAAGCTACTAAAGTGGGGGGAGTCGATCATGGGTTGTTTGCGGTAAACGATATTGCCCAAATCAAGCAGCAGGCTGAAGATGCATTAAAGTTAATGAAAGACCAGCCGTTTATTCTATCTCCAAATTGCGCAATCCCACTCAATGTGACGGATGAGGCGTTGGCACAATTTAAAAAATCTATATTGGAATAG
- a CDS encoding amidohydrolase gives MKPLNEVEQALANQLIEVRRNLHREPELAYEEFKTTTKLREWLTQANIHILDLPLQTGLIAEIGQGHGPIVAIRCDIDALPIEEQTELSFASEIPGKMHACGHDFHTATILGAALLLKARESELPGKVRVLFQPAEETGHGAESVLASGGLQDVAAIFGLHNSPDLPTGAFGTRTGALTAGVDRFEITIKGVGAHAAYPEKGVDTIVTAAQIITALQTIVSRQNSTTEPVVLSVTRINGGFTWNVLPEKVELEGTVRTYNEEIRRNIPIQMTRLIEGIAAGAGAEAELHWYPGPPATINHGEWADFTKKIASDFGYEVHDIPPQMGGEDFSFYLQQIPGAFVNIGSGPAYPLHHPRFDVDEAAILPAAKYFALLAEQALVKQQEEA, from the coding sequence ATGAAACCACTAAATGAGGTTGAGCAAGCTTTAGCTAATCAATTAATAGAGGTTCGCAGAAACCTGCATCGTGAGCCTGAATTAGCGTATGAAGAGTTTAAAACCACAACAAAATTACGGGAATGGCTGACCCAAGCCAATATTCACATCCTTGACTTGCCTTTACAAACCGGACTCATCGCAGAGATCGGGCAGGGTCACGGACCCATAGTGGCCATTCGTTGTGATATTGATGCACTTCCCATAGAGGAACAAACTGAATTGTCCTTTGCCTCAGAGATCCCAGGAAAGATGCATGCCTGTGGTCACGATTTTCACACGGCTACTATTTTAGGTGCTGCATTATTATTAAAGGCTCGTGAAAGTGAATTACCTGGAAAGGTTAGAGTATTGTTTCAACCCGCGGAAGAAACAGGGCATGGGGCGGAAAGTGTCTTAGCCTCGGGAGGACTCCAGGATGTGGCGGCTATATTTGGTCTCCATAATTCGCCTGACTTGCCTACAGGAGCTTTTGGAACAAGAACAGGAGCTTTAACAGCCGGTGTTGACCGGTTTGAAATTACAATAAAAGGTGTCGGCGCTCATGCTGCTTATCCTGAAAAAGGTGTGGATACGATTGTAACTGCGGCTCAGATCATTACCGCACTACAAACCATCGTAAGTCGCCAAAACAGTACCACGGAACCAGTAGTGTTAAGTGTTACCAGAATTAATGGAGGCTTCACATGGAATGTATTGCCGGAAAAAGTCGAATTAGAAGGTACAGTACGAACTTACAATGAAGAGATTCGCCGCAATATTCCAATACAAATGACTCGTCTTATCGAAGGGATTGCTGCGGGAGCTGGGGCAGAGGCAGAGTTACATTGGTATCCAGGTCCACCCGCAACGATAAATCATGGGGAATGGGCGGACTTTACCAAAAAGATCGCCTCAGATTTCGGCTATGAAGTACATGATATTCCTCCACAGATGGGTGGAGAAGATTTCTCTTTTTATTTACAACAGATACCGGGTGCTTTTGTGAATATAGGATCAGGTCCAGCCTATCCCTTACATCACCCTCGTTTCGATGTTGATGAAGCTGCGATATTACCAGCTGCTAAGTACTTCGCTTTATTGGCAGAACAAGCGCTGGTGAAGCAGCAAGAGGAAGCTTAA
- a CDS encoding DUF3626 domain-containing protein, with translation MEWKGDANANKIRESQFTEELSESQLSALEYVTNYARTRKSEAAQTIHEILQMSNVDREEFEDAVVKIKSHAKIALHFHPDRLDPVKKSVAEALLEQGVYKSQFETMLSSGSVSAYPGGPRDLWEERLFGGAYQQEGASNSERPKYGALDLMRHSDGPAPRFGSCYFLLSPEVSYRSTYTYMDSHQNPVQKGTYAEFDDMMAALLEEIFLRDSALGEKDLQSQKLVDHLRVNLTMPFTDPSKGEAKRNLNHYIEVQVHGNIRLKEDVEILVADPSFKGTPTGQVLEQICLQYAIQLYWHMGFAMWVDEVPSDFRGPTMPSLAERIALHGYIDASMIGSAAMHLKHDPAAWRDRGTDKEVLQELKLLWHVLVRYGKPLRNFKL, from the coding sequence ATGGAGTGGAAAGGCGATGCAAATGCCAATAAAATAAGAGAGTCTCAGTTCACTGAGGAACTATCGGAGTCACAATTATCGGCTCTAGAATATGTTACGAATTACGCGCGAACTAGAAAAAGTGAAGCAGCTCAGACCATCCATGAAATTCTTCAAATGTCTAATGTGGATCGGGAAGAGTTTGAAGATGCTGTGGTCAAAATAAAGTCACATGCGAAGATTGCTCTACATTTCCATCCAGATCGACTAGATCCGGTAAAGAAAAGTGTTGCAGAGGCGCTATTGGAGCAAGGCGTGTACAAGAGCCAATTTGAGACCATGTTATCCAGTGGTAGTGTATCAGCCTATCCGGGTGGTCCACGTGATTTGTGGGAGGAAAGACTATTTGGAGGGGCATACCAACAAGAGGGTGCTTCGAATAGCGAACGCCCTAAATATGGCGCTCTTGATTTGATGCGTCATTCGGATGGGCCAGCTCCGCGCTTTGGCTCCTGCTATTTCCTCCTATCCCCTGAGGTTTCTTATCGCAGTACATACACCTATATGGATTCGCATCAAAACCCTGTACAGAAAGGGACATATGCAGAATTTGATGATATGATGGCGGCATTATTAGAGGAGATTTTCTTAAGAGATTCCGCTCTAGGGGAAAAAGATCTTCAATCACAAAAATTAGTCGACCATCTTCGGGTCAACCTCACAATGCCGTTTACAGACCCTTCAAAGGGTGAAGCTAAACGTAATCTTAACCACTATATTGAAGTGCAAGTTCATGGAAACATCCGTCTGAAGGAAGATGTGGAAATTTTAGTAGCCGATCCTTCATTCAAGGGCACTCCAACAGGGCAAGTCCTGGAGCAAATATGTTTACAGTATGCCATCCAACTCTATTGGCACATGGGATTCGCGATGTGGGTAGACGAAGTGCCTTCAGATTTTAGAGGTCCTACGATGCCTTCCTTGGCTGAGCGTATTGCTCTTCACGGTTATATCGATGCGAGCATGATTGGATCTGCTGCTATGCACTTAAAGCATGATCCTGCAGCATGGCGGGACCGAGGAACCGATAAAGAAGTACTTCAAGAATTAAAACTCTTATGGCATGTTTTGGTACGGTACGGAAAGCCGCTCCGAAACTTTAAGTTGTAA
- a CDS encoding VOC family protein — protein MATMKWDHLVHYVNDLAKPVEIFGAHGLVAFKGGSHKDWGTYNALSYFGLTYLEFLGIENLELAKATEHNLVVKDAVELLPEHEVLSRVVIRTDDIEEVAASLEAAGLSLSPIIDGKRLDNEGRLIEWRMMTIAGDFGGLVYPFIIQWSGTDTERVERLTSSGVIKPHPAGEVEIVRAVFHVSDPEAAANHWGTIFGLPVTKSEDDTFSLKIGDRSFAFVQGDENQFKQVVFETDSLELKEKTIRIGDGEYVFV, from the coding sequence ATGGCAACGATGAAATGGGATCATTTAGTTCACTATGTCAATGATTTGGCCAAACCGGTTGAGATCTTTGGAGCTCATGGATTGGTTGCTTTTAAGGGAGGCTCTCATAAAGATTGGGGAACCTATAATGCCTTAAGTTACTTTGGGCTAACCTATCTCGAGTTTCTGGGCATTGAGAATCTTGAGCTGGCAAAGGCAACTGAACATAATCTAGTGGTGAAAGATGCAGTTGAACTTTTACCAGAACATGAAGTTCTAAGTAGAGTAGTCATCCGGACGGATGATATTGAAGAAGTAGCGGCTTCCCTGGAAGCAGCAGGCTTATCATTATCTCCAATTATCGATGGTAAGCGTCTAGATAACGAGGGCAGATTAATAGAGTGGCGGATGATGACCATTGCTGGTGACTTTGGGGGACTGGTCTATCCGTTCATCATTCAATGGAGCGGAACGGATACAGAGCGAGTGGAAAGATTAACATCATCTGGAGTCATTAAGCCTCATCCTGCGGGAGAAGTCGAAATCGTCCGTGCTGTATTTCATGTCTCCGATCCTGAAGCTGCAGCCAACCATTGGGGAACCATATTCGGACTGCCTGTTACGAAGTCAGAGGATGATACCTTCAGCCTTAAGATTGGCGATAGATCATTTGCTTTCGTGCAAGGAGACGAGAACCAATTCAAGCAGGTGGTTTTTGAAACGGATTCGTTAGAGCTGAAAGAGAAGACGATTCGGATTGGTGATGGGGAGTATGTTTTCGTTTAA